From Natronospira bacteriovora, one genomic window encodes:
- a CDS encoding winged helix-turn-helix domain-containing protein, which produces MRIADMEVQEALGEVRGPKSTRRLEPQLISVLRALAEAEGRLLSRDELLNRAWSGRVVSDATLSSVISQLRRSLTEIGVRQVCIETLPKRGYRLAVRSGPPSFLPHRVPVGLSIVVAGLTIVGAFLAWAGSGWGVNPEAAMISLEITDPRGVQHSPRILIPVGEAGSVHLNDYDLDLEVRIIALNPSGTSMNLVLSSISHSIGMQQQVRFDEPARFDIRPRGSDEVFLVELNARPSDLASLIPGD; this is translated from the coding sequence ATGCGCATCGCGGACATGGAAGTGCAAGAAGCGCTCGGCGAAGTCAGAGGACCCAAAAGCACCCGCCGGCTGGAACCACAGCTCATCTCCGTGCTCAGGGCGCTGGCCGAGGCCGAGGGTAGATTGCTAAGCCGGGACGAATTGCTGAACAGGGCATGGTCTGGGCGAGTAGTGAGTGATGCCACCCTGTCCTCGGTGATCAGTCAGCTGCGACGCAGCTTGACCGAAATCGGTGTGCGCCAGGTTTGTATTGAAACCCTACCCAAGCGTGGTTACCGACTGGCTGTCCGGTCGGGGCCGCCGTCCTTTCTTCCGCATCGTGTGCCGGTTGGGCTATCAATTGTGGTCGCCGGGCTGACAATAGTCGGAGCATTTCTGGCCTGGGCCGGGAGTGGGTGGGGGGTGAACCCGGAAGCCGCCATGATCAGCCTTGAAATAACGGATCCGCGCGGTGTGCAGCATTCGCCCAGGATACTGATTCCGGTGGGTGAAGCCGGTTCAGTGCATCTGAACGACTACGATCTTGATCTTGAAGTCCGGATCATTGCTCTGAACCCGTCTGGCACGAGCATGAATCTGGTGCTGAGCAGCATCAGTCACAGCATTGGTATGCAACAGCAGGTCCGGTTCGATGAACCTGCCCGCTTCGACATTCGGCCACGGGGTTCAGACGAGGTGTTCCTGGTTGAGTTGAACGCCCGGCCAAGCGATCTGGCTTCACTGATTCCCGGCGATTGA
- the mnmG gene encoding tRNA uridine-5-carboxymethylaminomethyl(34) synthesis enzyme MnmG, whose amino-acid sequence MVSSERQFDVIVVGGGHAGTEAALASARAGARTLLLTQNLDTIGQMSCNPAIGGIGKGHLTREIDALGGAMARAIDQAGIQFRTLNASKGPAVRATRAQADRNLYRQAIRAMVENQPGLSLFQQGVDDLIIEQDRVRGVVTSMGLEFMAPAVVLTVGTFLGGRIHVGRAQSAGGRAGDAPSNALAEKLRARPFRVGRLKTGTPPRIDGRSIDFSQLEEQAGDDPAPVFSYIGSAEEHPRQVSCWIARTNARTHDIIRANMAESPMFTGAIDGVGPRYCPSVEDKVERFADKDSHQIFVEPEGLDTHEIYPNGISTSLPFEVQEAFVRTVAGFENAHITRPGYAIEYDFFDPRDLRPSLETKFVGGLFFAGQINGTTGYEEAGAQGLLAGLNAARQVQDEAIWCPRRDEAYLGVLVDDLITRGASEPYRMFTSRAEHRLLLREDNADLRLTPVGREMGLVDDHRWARFEAKREAVEQEKQRLADLLIRPGQVSAEEAESVLGGQPLSREQHASEILRRPEVDYAGLTRLAAVGGAVADPRVAEQVETQIKYAGYIERQQMEIDKARRHEDTPLPEDMDYSAVRGLSNEVRQRLSEARPATLGQAGRLQGVTPAAISLLLVHLKKKKVGGKLRQSA is encoded by the coding sequence ATGGTCAGCAGTGAACGACAATTCGATGTCATCGTGGTGGGTGGCGGTCACGCCGGCACCGAGGCGGCGCTCGCCTCGGCACGGGCCGGCGCACGCACGCTGCTGCTGACACAGAACCTGGATACCATTGGCCAGATGTCCTGCAATCCGGCCATCGGCGGCATCGGCAAGGGGCATCTGACCCGCGAGATCGACGCCCTGGGCGGGGCCATGGCCCGCGCCATCGACCAGGCCGGCATCCAATTCCGCACCCTCAATGCCAGCAAGGGCCCGGCCGTGCGCGCCACCCGCGCCCAGGCCGACCGCAATCTCTATCGTCAGGCCATTCGTGCCATGGTGGAAAATCAGCCCGGCCTGTCCCTGTTCCAGCAGGGCGTGGACGATCTGATCATCGAGCAGGATCGGGTGCGGGGCGTCGTCACCAGCATGGGCCTTGAGTTCATGGCGCCGGCGGTGGTGCTGACCGTGGGCACTTTCCTCGGCGGGCGCATCCACGTGGGTCGTGCCCAGAGTGCCGGCGGCCGGGCCGGCGATGCCCCGTCCAATGCCCTGGCTGAAAAACTGCGTGCCCGTCCCTTCCGTGTCGGCCGGCTGAAGACCGGAACCCCGCCGCGCATCGACGGGCGCAGCATCGATTTCAGCCAGCTCGAGGAACAAGCGGGGGATGATCCGGCCCCGGTGTTTTCCTACATCGGGTCCGCCGAGGAACACCCGCGGCAGGTCTCCTGCTGGATTGCCCGCACCAATGCCCGCACCCACGACATCATTCGCGCCAACATGGCCGAATCGCCCATGTTCACCGGTGCCATAGATGGTGTCGGGCCGCGTTACTGCCCCTCGGTGGAAGACAAGGTGGAGCGCTTCGCCGACAAGGACTCCCACCAGATCTTCGTCGAGCCGGAAGGTCTGGATACCCACGAAATCTATCCCAACGGCATTTCCACCAGCCTGCCCTTCGAGGTGCAGGAGGCCTTCGTGCGCACGGTGGCCGGTTTCGAGAACGCCCACATCACCCGGCCCGGTTATGCCATCGAATATGATTTCTTCGATCCCCGTGACCTCAGACCGAGTCTTGAAACGAAATTCGTCGGCGGGCTCTTCTTTGCCGGGCAGATCAACGGCACCACCGGTTACGAGGAAGCGGGTGCCCAGGGTCTGCTGGCCGGCCTCAACGCCGCCCGTCAGGTCCAGGACGAGGCCATCTGGTGCCCCCGCCGCGACGAGGCTTACCTGGGTGTACTGGTGGATGACCTGATCACCCGCGGCGCCAGCGAACCCTATCGCATGTTCACCAGCCGGGCCGAGCATCGCCTGTTGCTGCGCGAGGACAATGCCGATCTGCGTCTGACGCCGGTGGGCCGCGAGATGGGCCTGGTGGACGACCATCGCTGGGCCCGTTTCGAGGCCAAGCGCGAGGCGGTGGAACAGGAAAAGCAGCGGCTCGCGGACCTGCTCATTCGACCCGGCCAGGTCAGCGCCGAGGAAGCCGAAAGCGTGCTGGGCGGGCAGCCCCTGTCCAGGGAGCAGCACGCCAGCGAGATCCTGCGCCGCCCGGAGGTGGATTACGCCGGTCTGACCCGTCTTGCGGCCGTGGGCGGAGCGGTGGCGGATCCGCGGGTGGCCGAACAGGTGGAAACCCAGATCAAGTACGCCGGCTACATCGAACGCCAGCAGATGGAAATCGACAAGGCCCGGCGGCACGAGGACACCCCCCTGCCCGAGGACATGGACTATTCGGCGGTGCGTGGCCTGTCCAATGAAGTCCGCCAGCGTCTGAGCGAGGCCCGCCCGGCCACCCTCGGTCAGGCCGGCCGCCTGCAGGGCGTCACCCCGGCGGCGATTTCCCTGCTGCTGGTGCATCTGAAGAAGAAGAAGGTCGGCGGCAAGCTTCGCCAATCCGCCTGA
- a CDS encoding alpha/beta hydrolase, which yields MLIRELLFAVAAATGTDSLSFEPCELRGSGRGSGVSAECFTVSVAEDWSRPQGNQITLRAARIPATQGDSERPPLLMIAGGPGQSALSSFVPHLRALRPIRQQHDIILVDQRGTGDSNPLVCPDAGMDSISVDEAAEHARDCLDRIGVDPRHYGTASAVRDLEVVREALGLSEWHVYGVSYGSRVALEYLRGSEAQVSSLTLDGVVPAEEILGPMLAPFAQRAVDRMLARCRDDERCRSAFPDLEGSLDRVMRRLGERDRPVRIRHPRTHEPTEVRLDRDRFAQMLRFAAYQPEMLALMPLKIHRAAEEGDWQPLAAQWLTLGESLDQTIATGMHYAVICSEDIPFLDEKDRIAQGNGFLGIDPLDLLIRICADWPVAEVGDQRWEPVRSDVPALLLSGELDPVTPPEWGEQVASQLSNSRHLVLRGKGHNVVHLGCVPFLMRDLLAGGEPGELDATCLDDMRPMPFFLDFSGPAA from the coding sequence ATGCTGATCAGGGAATTGCTGTTCGCCGTGGCGGCGGCCACGGGCACCGACAGTCTGTCATTCGAACCATGTGAGTTAAGGGGTAGCGGGCGCGGATCTGGTGTCTCGGCCGAGTGTTTCACGGTCTCGGTTGCGGAAGACTGGTCGCGGCCCCAGGGCAATCAGATCACCTTGCGGGCGGCCCGGATTCCGGCCACACAGGGGGACAGTGAACGACCGCCGCTGCTGATGATCGCCGGCGGCCCGGGACAATCGGCGCTCAGCAGTTTTGTTCCCCATCTTCGCGCCCTGCGCCCGATTCGACAGCAGCATGACATCATCCTCGTCGACCAGCGCGGTACCGGTGATTCCAATCCCCTCGTTTGCCCGGATGCGGGCATGGATTCCATTTCCGTGGACGAGGCCGCCGAGCATGCCCGCGACTGTCTGGACAGGATCGGCGTGGATCCCAGGCATTACGGGACCGCCTCGGCAGTGCGTGACCTGGAAGTGGTTCGCGAGGCACTGGGCCTGTCGGAATGGCATGTTTACGGCGTCTCCTACGGCAGCCGCGTCGCCCTGGAGTATCTGCGCGGGTCCGAAGCGCAGGTGAGCAGCCTGACCCTGGACGGTGTCGTGCCCGCAGAGGAAATTCTGGGGCCCATGCTGGCGCCGTTCGCCCAGCGCGCGGTGGATCGCATGCTGGCACGCTGCCGGGACGATGAACGGTGCCGATCGGCCTTTCCCGATCTGGAAGGCAGTCTCGATCGCGTGATGCGCCGGCTCGGAGAGCGGGACCGGCCGGTGAGGATTCGGCATCCGCGTACCCATGAGCCCACAGAGGTTCGTCTCGATCGTGATCGGTTTGCCCAGATGCTGCGCTTTGCCGCCTATCAACCCGAGATGCTGGCCCTCATGCCGCTCAAGATTCACCGCGCCGCCGAAGAGGGCGACTGGCAGCCCCTGGCCGCCCAATGGCTGACTCTGGGCGAGTCTCTTGACCAGACCATCGCCACAGGCATGCACTACGCGGTGATCTGCAGCGAAGACATTCCCTTTCTCGATGAAAAGGATCGGATTGCCCAGGGCAACGGCTTTCTGGGCATCGATCCACTCGATTTGCTCATTCGAATCTGTGCGGACTGGCCAGTCGCGGAGGTCGGTGATCAGCGCTGGGAACCGGTGCGTTCGGATGTACCTGCACTGCTGCTTTCCGGGGAACTGGATCCGGTAACGCCACCGGAATGGGGGGAGCAGGTTGCCAGCCAGTTGAGCAACAGTCGCCATCTCGTACTGCGCGGCAAGGGCCATAACGTGGTGCATCTGGGATGCGTGCCTTTCCTGATGCGCGACCTGCTCGCCGGCGGTGAGCCGGGGGAACTGGATGCCACTTGCCTGGACGACATGCGGCCGATGCCCTTCTTTCTCGATTTTTCCGGTCCGGCGGCCTGA
- a CDS encoding ABC transporter ATP-binding protein produces MIEASALKKRFGEVQAVHDVTLSARDGEITGLLGPNGAGKSTTLRIISTAIRADSGSVSVDGIDVAAQPREARLAMGVMPHNAGLYPRLSGRENIRYFGELNGLGGEPLDKAIQRLVERLEMEAFVDRPAKGYSQGQRLKTALARAMVHGPGNLILDEPTSGLDVMATRALRELIRDLRRDGYCILFSSHVMQEVAALCDRIVIIAHGRVVARGRPDELLAELGTDNLEEAFVRAIAREDGEVPA; encoded by the coding sequence ATGATTGAAGCCAGTGCCCTGAAAAAGCGCTTCGGCGAGGTTCAGGCCGTACACGATGTGACACTGTCCGCCCGTGATGGAGAGATCACCGGCCTGCTCGGTCCCAATGGGGCCGGCAAGAGCACCACGCTGCGCATCATCTCTACCGCCATCCGGGCGGATTCCGGCTCGGTGAGCGTGGACGGGATCGACGTGGCGGCGCAGCCACGAGAGGCCCGGCTGGCCATGGGCGTGATGCCGCACAATGCGGGCCTCTATCCCCGCCTGAGCGGACGGGAGAACATTCGCTACTTCGGCGAACTCAACGGCCTTGGCGGCGAACCTCTCGATAAGGCGATTCAGCGCCTGGTGGAACGCCTGGAGATGGAGGCCTTCGTGGACCGCCCGGCGAAGGGCTACAGCCAGGGTCAGCGACTCAAGACCGCCCTGGCAAGGGCCATGGTGCACGGGCCCGGAAATCTGATACTGGATGAGCCGACCAGTGGCCTTGATGTCATGGCCACCCGCGCCCTGCGTGAGCTGATCCGGGATCTCAGGCGTGACGGTTACTGCATTCTCTTCTCCAGCCATGTCATGCAGGAAGTGGCGGCCCTGTGCGACCGCATCGTCATCATTGCCCATGGCCGGGTGGTGGCCCGGGGCCGTCCGGATGAACTGCTTGCCGAACTGGGCACGGACAATCTCGAGGAGGCCTTTGTCCGCGCCATCGCCCGAGAGGACGGGGAGGTGCCGGCATGA
- a CDS encoding ABC transporter permease: MKRTWIVYLKEVRDNLRDRRTLLSVLLFGPLFGPILFAVFMGTAITMGADEIEKRLTLPVKGESHAPELIAWLRENRLDIQTFEGDPRQAVRDREVDYVLVIDSGYAEAMREGRSAPLQLVADRSRQRLAGQLARVRSTVNGWDRTLTELRLLARGIDSQVIHPLQLEEVDVSTPEARGLMIAAMLPYFILLTVLMGGFYLAIDTTAGERERGSLEPLLSTAARRGEILLGKLLATATFSLLALMIVIAAFSLALRFVPMETVDMSLSLDAATAVKLFLTVAPFAFLGASVMCLVASFTKSYKEAQTWLSVVMVVPLAPMIVHFVRPFEATTLNLAIPVLGQHVAMLELLGAEAIPTLGLILNTALTLLLSAVVAWVAWLFYRRESVLG; the protein is encoded by the coding sequence ATGAAACGCACCTGGATCGTCTATCTCAAGGAAGTGCGGGACAACCTGCGGGACCGGCGCACGCTGTTGTCGGTGCTGCTGTTCGGTCCCCTGTTTGGCCCCATCCTGTTCGCTGTCTTCATGGGTACCGCCATCACCATGGGGGCCGACGAGATCGAGAAACGCCTGACCCTGCCGGTGAAGGGCGAGTCGCATGCCCCGGAGCTGATTGCCTGGCTGCGGGAGAACCGTCTGGATATCCAGACCTTCGAGGGCGACCCCCGTCAGGCGGTGCGGGATCGCGAGGTGGATTACGTCCTCGTGATCGACAGTGGTTACGCCGAAGCCATGCGGGAGGGTCGTTCGGCCCCCCTGCAGCTGGTGGCGGATCGCTCGCGTCAGCGTCTGGCAGGCCAGCTGGCACGGGTGCGGAGCACCGTCAATGGCTGGGATCGTACCCTGACGGAGTTGCGCCTTCTGGCACGGGGCATCGACAGTCAGGTTATTCACCCCCTGCAGCTGGAAGAGGTGGACGTGTCAACGCCGGAAGCCCGTGGCCTGATGATCGCGGCCATGCTGCCCTACTTCATCCTGTTGACCGTGCTCATGGGCGGCTTCTATCTTGCCATCGACACCACCGCCGGTGAACGCGAGCGGGGTTCCCTGGAGCCGCTGCTGAGCACTGCGGCACGACGGGGCGAAATCCTGTTGGGCAAGCTGCTGGCCACGGCAACCTTTTCGCTGCTTGCACTGATGATCGTGATCGCTGCCTTCTCCCTCGCCCTGCGTTTCGTACCCATGGAGACGGTGGACATGTCACTGTCGCTGGATGCGGCGACAGCGGTGAAGCTTTTCCTGACCGTGGCGCCCTTCGCCTTCCTGGGCGCGTCCGTCATGTGCCTGGTGGCATCATTCACCAAGAGCTACAAGGAAGCCCAGACCTGGTTGTCAGTGGTGATGGTAGTGCCCCTGGCACCCATGATCGTGCATTTCGTGCGGCCCTTCGAAGCCACCACCCTCAATCTGGCGATTCCCGTTCTGGGTCAGCATGTGGCCATGCTCGAACTGCTGGGTGCCGAGGCGATTCCGACCCTGGGCCTGATTCTCAATACCGCACTGACCCTGCTCCTCAGCGCCGTGGTCGCCTGGGTGGCCTGGCTGTTCTACCGTCGCGAGAGTGTCCTGGGTTAG
- a CDS encoding GGDEF domain-containing protein yields the protein MLLTVVVIASYTQGMGVGTGTNRLLGIRLHRDHRQALRVRRALLGVVAYLMWISVGIYLHVMGLMRVELGWLLSYILLTLITNVVFLVIIRLDWNLRFRDPGMTLVQIGFGIFWGMVLLYQAEPVARGGMLLIFVTGFFFGVFRLTTRQFLGLTLFASLAYASLLRLDWNLMDADTRQTEIAQWLFLTVVLIWMSFMGGYVARLRANLRSALSRIEELAHRDHLTGTGNRRAITGTLESALQACVEHGGALAVALLDLDRFKALNDKLGHLSGDAVLREFVQRIEHELRGEDFIQGAPAEQLGRFGGEEFLVVLPGSNLAGGRAAAERLREAIACSPFTTEAGEVPVTVSIGVAEYRQGDSPEDILRRADRALYRAKEAGRNRVEVN from the coding sequence TTGCTGCTAACGGTTGTCGTGATCGCCAGCTACACTCAGGGCATGGGCGTGGGAACAGGGACGAATCGGCTGCTGGGCATCCGGCTTCACCGGGATCATCGTCAGGCACTGCGTGTACGGCGTGCACTGCTGGGCGTGGTCGCCTACCTGATGTGGATCTCGGTGGGTATCTATCTCCACGTGATGGGGCTGATGCGCGTGGAGCTGGGTTGGCTGCTCAGCTACATCCTGCTGACGCTGATCACCAATGTCGTCTTTCTGGTGATCATTCGCCTGGACTGGAACCTGCGTTTCCGTGATCCGGGCATGACCCTCGTCCAGATCGGCTTTGGCATCTTCTGGGGCATGGTGTTGCTGTATCAGGCGGAACCGGTGGCCAGAGGCGGCATGCTCCTGATCTTCGTTACCGGTTTCTTTTTCGGCGTCTTCCGGCTGACCACCCGCCAGTTTCTCGGCCTCACCCTGTTTGCTTCCCTGGCTTATGCCTCCCTGCTGCGGCTCGACTGGAACCTGATGGATGCCGATACCCGACAGACGGAAATCGCCCAATGGCTGTTCCTTACCGTGGTGCTCATCTGGATGTCCTTCATGGGCGGCTACGTTGCGCGGCTTCGGGCCAATCTGCGATCCGCCCTGAGCCGGATCGAAGAGCTGGCCCATCGAGATCACCTAACCGGTACCGGCAATCGCCGCGCCATCACCGGCACCCTGGAATCCGCGCTGCAAGCGTGCGTGGAGCATGGCGGTGCCCTGGCCGTGGCGCTGCTGGATCTGGATCGATTCAAGGCGCTCAACGACAAGCTTGGCCATCTCAGCGGTGATGCGGTTCTCAGGGAGTTCGTCCAGCGTATCGAACACGAGCTCAGAGGGGAGGACTTCATTCAGGGCGCCCCCGCTGAACAGCTTGGACGCTTCGGCGGCGAGGAGTTTCTCGTTGTTCTGCCGGGTTCGAATCTGGCAGGCGGTCGTGCGGCAGCCGAACGTCTGAGGGAGGCCATCGCTTGCTCGCCCTTCACTACGGAGGCCGGCGAGGTTCCCGTGACGGTTTCGATCGGGGTGGCCGAGTACCGACAGGGCGACAGCCCGGAGGACATTCTGCGGCGCGCGGATCGGGCCCTCTATCGGGCGAAGGAAGCCGGCAGAAATCGGGTCGAAGTGAATTGA
- the mnmE gene encoding tRNA uridine-5-carboxymethylaminomethyl(34) synthesis GTPase MnmE: MSRTDDIIAAVATPPGRGGVGIVRLSGPALQGFARQLTGRDPAPRKAMLAEFLDEHGRAIDQGILLYFPAPHSFTGEDVLELQGHGGPVVMDMLLQRTIALGARPARPGEFSERAFLNDKLDLAQAEAVADLIDAGSAQAARAASRSLSGEFSRVVHELVEKLIELRMFVEAAIDFPEEEVDFLSDERIEHQLSDIIEAFDVLNARAEQGRLMRDGLTVVLAGRPNAGKSSLLNRLAGHDAAIVTDIPGTTRDVLREYIHLDGLPLHVIDTAGLRTGGDAVEAEGMRRARAEMDKADCILLLCDEATGDDPAVLRRDLPAHITALTVYNKVDISGGKAGRRNSERQFGVSVKTGEGMTELIQQLKGLAGYRPGGEDLFMARRRHLDAIDRARAHVDAGQAQLTEMRAGELLAEELRLAQQALNEITGEFTSDDLLGRIFSSFCIGK, encoded by the coding sequence ATGAGCCGGACAGACGACATCATCGCCGCCGTTGCAACACCGCCTGGCCGCGGTGGTGTCGGTATCGTCCGCCTTTCAGGCCCGGCACTGCAGGGCTTTGCGCGGCAACTGACGGGGCGTGATCCCGCCCCGCGCAAGGCCATGCTGGCCGAGTTTCTCGACGAACATGGACGCGCGATCGATCAGGGAATTCTGCTCTATTTCCCGGCGCCGCATTCCTTTACCGGTGAGGATGTCCTGGAACTGCAGGGTCATGGCGGCCCGGTGGTGATGGACATGCTGCTGCAGCGCACGATCGCGCTGGGTGCGCGCCCCGCCCGCCCGGGGGAGTTCTCCGAACGGGCCTTCCTGAACGACAAGCTTGATCTTGCCCAGGCAGAAGCCGTCGCCGACCTGATCGACGCCGGTTCGGCCCAGGCGGCGAGGGCGGCTTCCCGTTCACTGAGTGGCGAGTTTTCCCGTGTGGTCCATGAGCTGGTGGAAAAACTGATCGAACTGCGAATGTTCGTGGAAGCCGCCATCGATTTTCCCGAAGAGGAAGTGGATTTTCTCTCCGATGAGCGCATTGAGCACCAGTTGAGCGACATCATCGAGGCCTTCGACGTTCTCAACGCCCGCGCGGAACAGGGGCGACTGATGCGTGACGGCCTGACCGTGGTGCTCGCCGGACGACCCAATGCCGGCAAGTCCAGTCTCCTCAATCGACTGGCCGGCCATGACGCGGCCATCGTCACCGATATTCCGGGCACCACCCGCGACGTGCTGCGCGAGTATATTCATCTGGATGGCTTGCCCCTGCACGTCATTGATACCGCCGGTCTGCGCACGGGCGGCGATGCCGTGGAGGCCGAAGGCATGCGCCGGGCCCGGGCCGAGATGGACAAGGCCGATTGCATTCTCCTTCTCTGTGACGAAGCCACCGGTGACGACCCGGCCGTCCTTCGTCGCGATCTGCCTGCTCACATCACCGCCCTGACCGTTTACAACAAGGTCGACATCAGCGGTGGCAAGGCAGGGCGCCGCAACAGCGAGCGACAGTTCGGTGTTTCCGTCAAGACCGGCGAAGGCATGACCGAGCTGATCCAGCAACTGAAAGGTCTGGCTGGCTATCGCCCCGGTGGCGAGGATCTGTTCATGGCCCGTCGCCGGCATCTGGATGCCATTGATCGCGCGCGTGCCCATGTGGACGCCGGTCAGGCCCAATTGACCGAAATGCGTGCCGGCGAGCTGTTGGCCGAGGAACTGCGACTGGCCCAACAGGCCTTGAATGAAATCACCGGCGAATTCACCAGCGACGATCTGCTGGGGAGAATCTTTTCCAGTTTCTGCATCGGCAAGTAG
- a CDS encoding bifunctional alpha/beta hydrolase/OsmC family protein, giving the protein MARESFEFDGGQGQRLSGVIENPRGEPRGWAVFAHCFTCGSQSVGAVAISRSLAARGIGVLRFDFTGLGESEGAFGRDGIGGDIEDIKAAVRAMDESGRSVALLIGHSLGGAAVLHAAGDLDGVRAVTTLGAPADPAHVLHLLGDQRDTIESEGVAEVHIGGRPFNIHKGFIRGMENRPWRERIAALRKPLLVMHAPLDDIVEIENAAEIFLAAKHPKSFVSLDEADHLLSRRRDADWAAEVISAWSGRYLTAGNVGDEVERGVEPGEGVRTITQGSGFLSHVRAGRHSLIADEPANVGGSDQGPTPYDLLGAALGSCTGMTLAMYARHKQWSLEQTDVQVSHDRIHARDCEDCEKEEGKVDRFTRTIRIKGKLDSSQRQRLLEIADRCPVHRTLENEIRIETRLDEA; this is encoded by the coding sequence ATGGCAAGAGAAAGCTTCGAGTTTGACGGTGGACAGGGCCAGCGGCTCTCGGGTGTGATCGAGAACCCGCGTGGGGAGCCACGCGGGTGGGCGGTGTTTGCCCACTGCTTCACCTGCGGCAGCCAGTCGGTGGGGGCGGTGGCCATCAGCCGTTCGCTGGCCGCACGCGGCATCGGGGTGCTGCGATTCGATTTCACCGGCCTGGGGGAAAGCGAGGGTGCGTTCGGCCGGGATGGCATCGGTGGAGATATCGAAGACATCAAGGCGGCGGTGCGGGCCATGGATGAAAGCGGGCGATCCGTCGCGCTGCTGATTGGCCATTCCCTGGGTGGGGCAGCCGTTCTCCATGCCGCCGGCGACCTGGATGGTGTGCGGGCAGTCACCACGCTGGGTGCACCCGCGGACCCGGCCCACGTGCTGCATCTGCTGGGTGATCAAAGGGACACGATCGAGTCGGAAGGGGTGGCGGAAGTGCATATCGGCGGCCGGCCCTTCAACATTCACAAGGGCTTCATCAGGGGCATGGAGAACCGTCCATGGAGGGAGCGTATCGCGGCGCTGCGTAAACCCCTGCTGGTGATGCATGCCCCCCTGGATGACATCGTTGAGATTGAAAATGCGGCCGAGATCTTCCTGGCGGCCAAACACCCCAAGAGTTTCGTTTCGCTGGATGAGGCGGATCATCTTCTCAGTCGACGACGGGATGCGGACTGGGCGGCGGAGGTCATCAGCGCCTGGTCAGGACGCTATCTGACAGCGGGCAATGTTGGGGATGAAGTGGAGCGCGGAGTGGAGCCGGGCGAGGGGGTTCGTACCATCACGCAGGGTAGCGGCTTCCTCAGTCATGTCCGTGCAGGCCGCCATTCCCTGATTGCCGATGAGCCGGCCAATGTTGGCGGAAGCGACCAGGGGCCAACGCCGTATGATCTGCTCGGCGCGGCTCTTGGCAGCTGCACGGGCATGACCCTGGCCATGTACGCCCGCCACAAGCAATGGTCACTTGAGCAGACGGACGTACAGGTCAGCCACGATCGGATTCATGCCCGGGATTGTGAGGACTGCGAGAAGGAAGAAGGCAAGGTGGATCGCTTCACCCGTACCATCCGGATAAAGGGAAAGCTGGATTCATCACAGCGGCAACGCCTGCTTGAAATCGCGGATCGCTGTCCCGTTCACCGCACTCTGGAGAACGAAATACGGATCGAAACACGCCTGGATGAAGCTTGA